In one window of Henckelia pumila isolate YLH828 chromosome 1, ASM3356847v2, whole genome shotgun sequence DNA:
- the LOC140875151 gene encoding glutathione S-transferase T1-like, whose protein sequence is MRLKVFADRMSQPSRAVIIFCKLNGIDFEEVKTDISKRQHLTPEFREINPMKQVPAIVDGRFKLFESHAIMIYLASVFPGVADHWYPADIFKRAKIHSVLDWHHSNLRRGAVTYVLNSTLAPELGLPLNPNAAAEAEKLLSASLAKIESVWLKGNGRFLLGSSQPSIADLSLVCEIMQLEVVAEKDHDRILGPHTRVLKWIDDTKNATAPHFNEVHSVLFKVKEKLRRKLSDEAENKLESSKKTSLHSKI, encoded by the exons ATGAGACTAAAAGTGTTTGCAGATCGAATGTCCCAACCTTCACGAGCGGTGATTATTTTCTGCAA attaaatgggattgatttTGAAGAGGTGAAGACGGACATTTCTAAACGCCAGCATTTAACTCCTGAATTTAGAG AAATAAATCCCATGAAACAAGTACCTGCAATAGTCGATGGAAGGTTCAAGCTTTTCGAGAG CCACGCAATCATGATATATTTAGCTTCTGTATTTCCTGGAGTTGCTGACCATTG GTATCCTGCTGATATTTTCAAAAGAGCCAAAATTCATTCGGTGTTGGATTGGCATCACTCGAATCTACGTCGTGGTGCAG TTACCTATGTGCTCAATTCCACGCTTGCACCTGAGCTTGGGCTGCCTTTGAACCCAAATGCAGCAGCAGAAGCAGAGAAACTTCTTTCAGCCTCTCTTGCTAAGATCGAGTCTGTTTGGCTGAAGGGAAATGGACGCTTTCTGCTTGGAAGTTCCCAACCTTCCATAGCAGATCTTAGTTTGGTGTGTGAGATCATGCAGCTTGAG GTTGTAGCCGAGAAGGATCATGACCGAATATTAGGCCCCCATACAAGAGTGTTGAAATGGATCGATGACACGAAGAATGCAACGGCACCTCACTTTAATGAAGTACATTCAGTCCTTTTCAAAGTGAAAGAGAAGCTAAGGAGAAAGCTGTCTGATGAAGCAGAAAACAAGCTGGAGTCTTCAAAGAAAACATCGTTACATTCAAAGATCTAA
- the LOC140874402 gene encoding tubulin beta chain-like, producing the protein MREILHIQGGQCGNQIGAKFWEVVCTEHGIDPTGRYQGDSDLQLERVNVYYNEASCGRFVPRAVLMDLEPGTMDSVRSGPFGQIFRPDNFVFGQSGAGNNWAKGHYTEGAELIDSVLDVVRKEAENCDCLQGFQVCHSLGGGTGSGMGTLLISKIREEYPDRMMLTFSVFPSPKVSDTVVEPYNATLSVHQLVENADECMVLDNEALYDICFRTLKLTTPSFGDLNHLISATMSGVTCCLRFPGQLNSDLRKLAVNLIPFPRLHFFMVGFAPLTSRGSQQYRALTVPELTQQMWDAKNMMCAADPRHGRYLTASAVFRGKMSTKEVDEQMINVQNKNSSYFVEWIPNNVKSTVCDIPPTGLKMASTFVGNSTSIQEMFRRVSEQFTAMFRRKAFLHWYTGEGMDEMEFTEAESNMNDLVAEYQQYQDATADEEYDEEYQEEEAE; encoded by the exons ATGCGTGAGATCCTACACATCCAGGGCGGCCAATGCGGAAACCAGATCGGAGCCAAGTTCTGGGAGGTGGTCTGCACCGAACACGGCATTGACCCCACCGGCCGCTACCAAGGCGACTCCGATCTGCAGCTTGAGCGCGTCAATGTCTACTACAACGAAGCCAGCTGCGGGCGCTTCGTTCCTCGAGCGGTACTCATGGATCTGGAGCCCGGAACCATGGACAGCGTCCGGTCCGGCCCATTCGGTCAGATCTTTCGACCGGACAACTTCGTCTTCGGTCAGTCTGGGGCGGGTAACAACTGGGCGAAAGGGCATTATACGGAAGGAGCTGAACTTATTGACTCCGTGCTTGATGTCGTCCGGAAGGAAGCGGAAAACTGCGACTGTCTCCAAG GATTCCAAGTATGTCACTCTTTGGGAGGTGGTACAGGATCTGGGATGGGAACTCTACTGATCTCCAAGATTAGGGAGGAATACCCAGACCGAATGATGTTGACATTCTCCGTTTTTCCTTCTCCAAAGGTGTCTGACACTGTGGTGGAGCCCTACAATGCCACACTTTCGGTACACCAACTTGTTGAGAATGCTGATGAGTGTATGGTTCTCGATAACGAGGCACTCTATGACATCTGTTTCCGCACTCTCAAGCTCACAACCCCCAGCT TTGGAGACTTGAACCATCTGATATCTGCCACCATGAGCGGTGTCACTTGCTGCCTTCGATTCCCAGGACAGCTCAACTCAGACCTTAGGAAGTTGGCAGTCAATCTTATTCCATTTCCACGACTCCACTTCTTTATGGTCGGTTTTGCCCCGCTTACTTCTCGTGGGTCTCAGCAATATCGTGCTCTCACAGTCCCTGAGCTCACCCAGCAAATGTGGGATGCTAAAAACATGATGTGTGCTGCTGATCCTCGACATGGTCGATACCTTACTGCATCAGCTGTATTCCGTGGCAAGATGAGCACTAAGGAAGTCGACGAACAGATGATCAATGTCCAGAACAAAAACTCATCTTACTTTGTGGAGTGGATACCCAACAATGTGAAGTCTACAGTTTGTGACATCCCACCCACTGGTCTTAAGATGGCATCGACATTTGTTGGCAACTCAACTTCAATCCAGGAGATGTTCCGAAGGGTCAGCGAGCAATTCACTGCCATGTTTAGGAGAAAGGCTTTCTTGCATTGGTACACGGGAGAAGGTATGGATGAGATGGAATTTACCGAAGCTGAGAGTAACATGAATGATTTAGTCGCAGAGTATCAGCAATATCAAGACGCCACAGCTGATGAGGAATATGATGAGGAGTATCAGGAAGAGGAAGCAGAATAA
- the LOC140874594 gene encoding probable copper-transporting ATPase HMA5, whose product MASDKFLSLACIRKKSGDLSPHPHYPSMPKYPRGVNASSDVEKSMQGSEAKALFSVTGMTCSACAGSVEKAVKRLPGIKEAAVDVLNNRAQVMFYPLFVNEETIREAIEDVGFEAMLIIEEINEKSSQVCRIWIKGMSCTSCSTTVESGLQALPGVLRAQVALATEEAEVHYDPKILTYNQILEAVESTGFEAMLISTGEDRRKIHLLVDGLCTEKSIKLIGRSLQALPGVQDLNFDPELKKLSLAYQPDLTGPRNFIEIIESTGSGRYKAEIFPEGGRREAHRDEEIKQYRKSFLWSLVFTIPVFLMAMVFMYIPGIKRGLHAKVVNMLSIGEILRWILSTPVQFIIGRRFYIGAYKALRNGSANMDVLIALGTNVAYFYSVYSVLRAAATPSFESTDFFETSSMLISFILLGKYLEVLAKGKTSEAIEKLMDLAPDTAILLTLDRDGNVLNEVEIDSRLVQKNDVMKIIPGSKMPCDGYVIWGQSHVNESMVTGESRPVAKRKGDMVIGGTLNANGVLHIKATKVGSESALAQIVRLVESAQMAKAPVQKFADRISKFFVPLVIVLSLATWLAWFLSGELKWYPTSWIPSSMDSFQLALQFGISVMVIACPCALGLATPTAVMVGTGVGASQGVLIKGGQALESTHKVNCIVFDKTGTLTVGKPVVVNTRLLKNRVLQEFYELVAAAEVNSEHPLGKAIVEYANKFRQDEEYPVWPEASDFESITGHGVKAVVRNKQVLVGNKSLMVDSNVPISLDAEEILADTEGLAQTGILVAIDKELVGILAISDPLKPGAREVVSILKSMKVRSMVVTGDNWGTAKAIAKEVGIDIVIAEAKPEHKAEKVKELQALGNVVAMVGDGINDSPALVAADVGVAIGAGTDIAVEAADIVLMKSNLEDVITAIDLSRKTFFRIRLNYLWALGYNVLGIPIAAGVLFPSTGFRLPPWIAGAAMAASSVSVVCSSLLLKNYKRPKVVDAIEIKGITVE is encoded by the exons ATGGCCTCCGACAAGTTTCTATCACTTGCATGTATAAGGAAGAAGAGCGGGGATTTGTCTCCCCATCCACACTACCCTTCGATGCCCAAGTATCCTAGAGGTGTAAATGCATCGTCAGACGTTGAAAAATCCATGCAAGGATCGGAAGCGAAGGCCCTTTTCTCAGTCACCGGAATGACGTGCTCCGCCTGCGCCGGCTCGGTGGAGAAGGCCGTCAAACGCCTTCCCGGAATCAAGGAGGCGGCGGTTGATGTCTTGAACAACCGGGCCCAAGTCATGTTTTACCCTCTTTTTGTAAAT GAGGAAACCATCCGTGAGGCAATCGAAGATGTGGGATTTGAAGCCATGTTGATTATTGAGGAGATCAATGAGAAATCTTCTCAAGTATGCCGTATTTGGATCAAAGGGATGTCATGCACTTCTTGTTCCACCACTGTGGAATCCGGTTTGCAAGCTTTGCCTGGTGTACTGAGAGCACAAGTTGCATTAGCAACTGAAGAGGCTGAAGTCCATTATGATCCAAAGATCTTGACATACAACCAAATCTTGGAAGCAGTAGAAAGTACTGGATTCGAGGCCATGCTCATCAGCACAGGCGAAGATAGGCGCAAAATTCACCTTCTAGTTGATGGATTGTGCACAGAAAAGTCCATTAAATTGATTGGACGTTCTCTTCAAGCCCTTCCAGGGGTTCAAGATCTGAACTTTGATCCAGAGCTCAAAAAATTGTCGCTTGCATACCAACCAGATTTGACTGGACCTAGAAATTTTATTGAGATTATAGAGTCAACTGGATCAGGACGTTATAAAGCAGAGATATTTCCTGAAGGAGGCAGAAGAGAAGCTCATCGAGATGAGGAAATCAAACAATACCGCAAATCCTTTCTTTGGAGTCTGGTTTTCACGATTCCTGTCTTTTTAATGGCCATGGTTTTCATGTATATCCCTGGTATAAAGCGTGGATTGCATGCTAAGGTGGTGAACATGCTTAGCATTGGGGAAATTCTGAGATGGATACTTTCTACTCCGGTGCAGTTCATCATTGGCCGACGATTCTATATTGGCGCTTACAAAGCATTACGTAATGGCTCAGCAAATATGGATGTCTTAATTGCATTGGGCACAAATGTTGCCTATTTTTATTCCGTCTACTCGGTTTTGAGAGCTGCCGCTACTCCTAGTTTTGAGTCAACTGACTTTTTTGAAACCAGCTCAATGCTCATCTCCTTTATACTACTTGGAAAGTACTTGGAAGTTCTGGCCAAGGGAAAGACATCTGAAGCCATAGAGAAGCTCATGGACTTGGCTCCCGATACAGCAATCCTTTTAACCTTAGACAGGGACGGAAATGTGTTGAATGAGGTAGAAATAGACAGTCGATTAGTACAAAAAAATGATGTCATGAAAATCATCCCTGGATCGAAAATGCCTTGTGATGGTTATGTTATATGGGGCCAAAGCCATGTAAATGAAAGTATGGTCACTGGAGAGTCTAGGCCAGTAGCAAAGAGGAAAGGTGACATGGTCATTGGAGGGACTTTGAATGCAAACGGGGTGCTGCATATTAAGGCAACAAAGGTTGGATCGGAGAGTGCTCTTGCTCAAATCGTTCGACTTGTTGAGTCAGCGCAAATGGCGAAAGCTCCAGTCCAGAAATTTGCTGATCGTATTTCCAAATTCTTTGTTCCTTTA GTTATAGTACTTTCACTTGCCACTTGGCTCGCCTGGTTTTTATCTGGGGAGCTGAAGTGGTATCCTACATCATGGATTCCTTCTTCCATGGATAGTTTCCAGCTTGCACTTCAGTTTGGCATATCCGTTATGGTCATAGCATGCCCTTGTGCACTTGGCCTAGCTACTCCAACTGCTGTTATGGTTGGTACTGGAGTTGGTGCTTCTCAAGGTGTTCTAATTAAAGGCGGCCAGGCATTAGAAAGCACTCATAAG GTGAACTGCATAGTTTTCGACAAGACAGGAACTCTTACAGTTGGGAAGCCAGTGGTTGTCAACACTAGGCTTTTGAAAAATAGggtccttcaagaattttatgAACTGGTGGCTGCTGCTGAG GTAAACAGTGAGCACCCATTAGGTAAAGCAATTGTTGAGTATGCCAATAAATTCAGACAGGATGAAGAGTACCCTGTTTGGCCGGAAGCCTCAGACTTCGAATCCATAACTGGCCATGGTGTGAAGGCTGTTGTGCGAAACAAACAAGTTCTTGTGGGAAACAAGAGCTTAATGGTGGATAGTAATGTCCCCATTTCACTTGATGCTGAAGAGATACTGGCAGATACTGAAGGCTTGGCACAAACTGGGATTCTCGTGGCTATCGACAAGGAGCTGGTTGGAATTCTTGCTATATCTGATCCGCTGAAGCCTGGGGCTCGTGAGGTTGTTTCCATTCTCAAGTCTATGAAAGTCAGGAGTATGGTAGTGACAGGTGATAACTGGGGAACTGCAAAGGCAATCGCCAAGGAAGTTGGTATAGATATTGTTATTGCTGAAGCCAAACCGGAGCATAAAGCCGAGAAAGTGAAGGAACTGCAG GCTTTAGGAAACGTCGTAGCAATGGTAGGAGATGGAATCAACGATTCACCGGCACTTGTAGCTGCAGACGTTGGGGTAGCAATTGGTGCAGGCACGGATATAGCAGTTGAGGCGGCTGACATTGTTCTCATGAAAAGCAATTTGGAAGATGTCATAACTGCCATCGACCTTTCGAGGAAAACGTTCTTCAGGATACGTCTCAACTATCTTTGGGCGTTGGGTTATAACGTCCTAGGCATCCCAATAGCTGCCGGTGTGCTTTTTCCATCGACCGGATTCAGGTTACCGCCGTGGATTGCTGGTGCAGCAATGGCAGCTTCTTCAGTTAGTGTTGTTTGTAGCTCTCTTTTGTTGAAGAATTACAAGAGGCCTAAGGTGGTGGATGCTATTGAAATCAAGGGGATAACCGTTGAGTAG